The Methanococcoides methylutens MM1 genome has a window encoding:
- a CDS encoding Mov34/MPN/PAD-1 family protein, protein MKVKGIARETLEFILGVSKASAPNEFAGLLQAEEGVITEVLILPGTESSDQNAVIKLFMMPNVSSVGSIHSHPGPIITPSKADLRLFGKTGSYHIIVGAPYDENSWQCYNADGEPIDLPVLDIELDEPEII, encoded by the coding sequence ATGAAAGTCAAAGGCATTGCACGTGAAACGCTGGAATTCATCCTGGGTGTCAGCAAGGCCTCGGCCCCCAATGAATTTGCAGGCCTGCTTCAGGCAGAAGAAGGTGTGATCACCGAGGTCCTCATTCTTCCCGGAACCGAGTCCAGTGACCAGAACGCGGTCATCAAACTGTTCATGATGCCGAATGTCTCATCCGTGGGATCGATACACAGCCACCCGGGGCCCATCATAACACCTTCAAAGGCAGACCTCCGGCTTTTCGGTAAGACCGGAAGTTATCATATCATTGTAGGGGCTCCTTATGATGAGAACAGCTGGCAGTGTTACAATGCTGACGGGGAGCCTATAGACCTGCCGGTACTTGATATTGAACTGGATGAGCCGGAGATCATCTGA
- a CDS encoding ATP-binding protein, which yields MGERRTSQEKTNCIDTVLDSIISGVVVIDNEDHVIVDINETAASMIGLPKDAIIGNVCHKFICPAEAGYCPVSHPDKVMDRSECLLLNKDSGPVPILKTVKKVEMNGRLCLIESFIDISNRKKAEEELFVKGEAIDSSINAMALADLDANLTYVNPSFLELWGYDDEKEVLGISSFKLWQDEGKAEDVKSALLSEGSWVGDLEAKRKDGSNFLVTLSANIVFDEHDEPVCMMSSFVDVSELKKANLHIKRKLEIEKTIASIASMFIGPKDIDRTIDLALENICELCGCSRSYIFRFSSDGKSMSNSHEYCPDGVSPQKDKLQEMPLELFPWWMSKLHNGESIHIKDVSMMPEEASAEKSILEMQGIRSLIVLPFYMNSELTGFLGMDNVVKTGEWEDEDINILSLLSQIIGAAFECRNAEDALMSAKLAAEDANIAKTEFIANMNHELRTPLNSIIGFSDVLYGENFGSLNNIQKKYLSNVIVNGKHLLGIINDLLDLSKIEAGKMQLFPEEFVVTDAINGIRATMMPLAQKRDIELKCNIDIEHPLIVADALKFKQILYNLVSNAIKFTDKGGSVTIGVDRSNELISVFVEDTGMGISQKDMGKLFNPFSQVDSSSSRVHGGTGLGLALVKNFVEMHGGEVRVESEVGKGSRFTFTLPAGDNVKTF from the coding sequence ATGGGAGAGAGGCGGACGTCACAGGAAAAAACAAATTGTATTGATACTGTTCTGGATTCAATCATATCAGGCGTTGTGGTCATTGACAACGAGGATCACGTAATAGTTGATATTAATGAAACAGCGGCCAGCATGATCGGTCTGCCAAAAGATGCTATTATTGGAAATGTCTGCCATAAGTTCATCTGCCCGGCTGAAGCCGGATATTGTCCTGTTTCCCATCCTGACAAGGTTATGGACAGATCGGAATGTTTGCTTTTAAATAAGGATAGTGGGCCTGTACCTATACTTAAAACTGTTAAAAAGGTTGAGATGAATGGTCGTTTGTGCCTTATAGAGAGCTTTATTGATATCTCAAACCGAAAAAAGGCAGAGGAAGAGCTTTTCGTAAAAGGAGAGGCCATCGACTCATCGATCAATGCCATGGCACTTGCTGATCTTGATGCCAATCTTACCTATGTAAATCCTTCTTTCCTTGAGCTGTGGGGTTATGATGATGAAAAAGAGGTCCTTGGAATCTCTTCCTTCAAATTATGGCAGGATGAAGGAAAAGCAGAGGACGTAAAGAGTGCGTTGCTCTCCGAAGGAAGCTGGGTCGGAGATCTGGAGGCTAAACGGAAAGATGGGTCTAACTTTTTAGTAACGCTATCTGCAAACATTGTTTTCGATGAGCACGATGAGCCTGTATGCATGATGTCCTCATTTGTAGATGTCTCTGAGCTCAAAAAAGCAAATTTACACATCAAGCGAAAGCTCGAAATTGAAAAGACCATTGCATCAATTGCTTCTATGTTCATAGGTCCCAAAGATATCGATAGGACCATTGATCTTGCTCTTGAGAATATCTGTGAACTATGTGGGTGCAGCAGGAGTTACATTTTCAGGTTCAGCAGTGACGGTAAAAGCATGAGCAATAGTCATGAGTACTGCCCGGATGGTGTTTCTCCGCAAAAGGACAAACTTCAGGAGATGCCACTGGAGCTGTTTCCATGGTGGATGAGCAAACTGCATAATGGGGAATCGATCCATATCAAAGATGTCTCTATGATGCCTGAGGAAGCATCTGCAGAAAAGTCCATCCTTGAGATGCAGGGTATAAGATCACTGATAGTCCTGCCTTTCTACATGAACAGTGAACTTACAGGTTTCCTTGGTATGGACAATGTGGTAAAGACCGGTGAATGGGAAGATGAGGATATCAACATCCTTTCTTTGCTGTCCCAGATAATCGGGGCAGCCTTTGAATGCAGAAATGCTGAAGATGCCCTGATGAGCGCTAAGCTTGCTGCAGAGGATGCCAATATTGCAAAGACCGAGTTCATTGCAAACATGAACCATGAGCTGAGAACGCCTCTCAATTCCATCATCGGTTTCTCGGATGTGCTTTATGGTGAGAACTTTGGTTCTTTGAACAATATTCAGAAAAAGTACCTTTCCAATGTCATTGTTAATGGCAAACACCTTCTGGGCATCATCAATGATCTTCTTGACCTTTCAAAGATCGAAGCCGGGAAGATGCAATTGTTCCCGGAGGAATTCGTTGTTACTGATGCGATCAATGGTATCAGGGCCACAATGATGCCTCTTGCACAAAAGAGGGACATCGAGTTGAAATGTAATATCGATATTGAGCATCCCCTTATTGTGGCGGATGCATTAAAGTTCAAGCAGATCCTCTATAATCTTGTGAGCAATGCTATCAAGTTCACGGATAAGGGTGGGTCTGTGACCATCGGCGTGGACAGGTCCAACGAGCTGATATCTGTCTTCGTGGAGGATACCGGTATGGGTATCTCACAAAAGGACATGGGAAAACTGTTCAATCCTTTCAGTCAGGTGGACTCATCATCATCAAGAGTACACGGTGGCACAGGTCTTGGCCTTGCCCTTGTGAAGAACTTTGTTGAGATGCATGGTGGCGAGGTCCGGGTTGAAAGTGAGGTAGGGAAGGGAAGCAGATTCACTTTCACGCTGCCTGCCGGGGACAACGTCAAAACGTTCTGA
- a CDS encoding co-chaperone YbbN yields MGLGDIISNLFGKGNETRTSEPVVEELGTNLYEINTAAFESEVVSSGMPVVVDCFTKTCPPCKKMAPIFEKVAAEYDGKIKFVKVNLKNSPEIGKQFKIIGVPTLLFFRGGEMITNVVGFAEEEKLKEKLETLLE; encoded by the coding sequence ATGGGATTGGGAGATATTATCAGCAACCTGTTCGGAAAAGGAAATGAAACCAGAACCAGTGAACCTGTAGTCGAAGAACTGGGTACGAACCTCTACGAGATCAACACAGCAGCATTTGAAAGTGAAGTTGTCAGCTCCGGAATGCCTGTTGTGGTGGACTGTTTCACAAAAACATGCCCCCCATGCAAAAAAATGGCACCAATATTTGAAAAGGTAGCTGCAGAATACGACGGGAAGATCAAGTTCGTGAAAGTGAACCTGAAGAACTCACCGGAAATAGGAAAGCAGTTCAAGATAATTGGTGTGCCAACACTTTTATTCTTCAGGGGTGGGGAAATGATCACAAACGTGGTTGGATTTGCAGAAGAAGAGAAACTGAAAGAGAAACTTGAAACCCTTTTGGAATAA
- a CDS encoding ferredoxin-thioredoxin reductase catalytic domain-containing protein encodes MSEKKTTKEDVHAWTSKYADKAGYMLNPDEEMRDLVLEGIAKNKDTHGKNYCPCRIVTGDEIEDKKIVCPCIYHKEEIESDGSCHCDLFFRKEDQEEDEKED; translated from the coding sequence ATGAGTGAGAAAAAGACAACAAAAGAAGATGTACATGCATGGACATCAAAGTATGCAGATAAAGCAGGATACATGCTTAACCCTGATGAAGAGATGAGGGACCTTGTACTGGAAGGAATAGCAAAGAACAAGGACACTCACGGAAAGAACTATTGTCCCTGCAGGATAGTGACAGGCGACGAAATTGAGGACAAAAAGATAGTATGTCCCTGCATATATCACAAGGAAGAGATCGAATCTGACGGATCCTGCCATTGTGACCTTTTCTTCAGAAAGGAAGATCAGGAAGAAGACGAAAAGGAAGATTAA
- a CDS encoding (Fe-S)-binding protein: protein MTNALEIYQLLPKTNCKECGKASCMAFAAALLSREVTVDDCPPLKEDKFKENYEKLSGMIKPAGEASESGMIVHEDKCIGCGNCVVACPVNVAEDPHGAGSGKAPTSENVILRVEDGVVRLSNVNQCRRFGKNKIMCNGCIVTCPTKAIEFV, encoded by the coding sequence ATGACAAATGCACTGGAGATATACCAGCTTCTCCCGAAGACCAACTGCAAGGAATGTGGAAAGGCCTCATGCATGGCCTTTGCAGCTGCCCTCCTTTCAAGAGAGGTTACGGTCGATGACTGTCCGCCCCTTAAAGAGGACAAATTTAAGGAAAACTACGAGAAGCTCTCGGGAATGATCAAACCTGCAGGCGAGGCCTCGGAATCCGGCATGATCGTACACGAGGATAAATGCATCGGATGCGGGAACTGTGTTGTCGCCTGTCCGGTAAATGTTGCCGAAGACCCCCATGGTGCCGGCTCAGGAAAAGCACCCACCAGTGAGAATGTCATCCTTCGGGTGGAAGATGGTGTCGTACGCCTCTCCAATGTAAACCAGTGCCGCCGCTTTGGCAAGAACAAGATAATGTGCAACGGCTGCATCGTAACATGCCCGACAAAAGCAATAGAGTTCGTCTGA
- a CDS encoding formylmethanofuran dehydrogenase subunit B, protein MEQEYYVCTGCALLCDDIEIEVADGKISRVNNACLKGVARLKECEKPAECRVDGNNVSMDEAIKEAAGILKNADNPLIFGMGNSTSGAQKKAIGIAKKLNAYIDDTSSFCQGPVIEAILGNRIKTCTLEEVKDYGDVTVYWGADPSNSHPRHLSKYTYFPRGKERQRGWEEDRTAICIDVRKSDTAIICADKFYQIPPQADEELIDALIAALSGKVPKVSFGMGPKKILELANLLKKAKFGTICVGLGLIYSLPDVEPLVRLMEKLNEVSNFHLIPMVGQFNMRGFDHNLHEETGYINRAKFGENGVEHGPQCSVVELLRTKSVDAALVIGSDPMSSLPGSIAKELSGIPVITIDPCVTMTSAKAKVSIASATTGSDSGGTAIRMDGVEVDIKPMINTNNLSDEEILSRIMEAL, encoded by the coding sequence GTGGAACAGGAATATTACGTTTGCACAGGTTGTGCACTTCTTTGTGATGATATCGAAATAGAGGTCGCCGATGGCAAGATCTCCAGGGTCAACAATGCCTGCCTCAAAGGTGTGGCCCGCCTTAAGGAATGTGAAAAACCTGCCGAGTGCAGGGTAGACGGCAACAACGTCAGCATGGATGAGGCCATAAAGGAAGCAGCAGGCATACTCAAAAATGCCGACAACCCGCTGATCTTCGGCATGGGCAATTCCACAAGCGGAGCCCAGAAAAAGGCCATAGGGATCGCAAAAAAGCTCAACGCATACATCGATGACACCTCCTCTTTCTGCCAGGGCCCTGTCATTGAAGCCATACTCGGGAACAGGATCAAGACCTGCACACTGGAAGAAGTGAAGGACTATGGTGATGTTACAGTCTACTGGGGCGCTGATCCATCCAACTCACACCCAAGACATCTTTCAAAATACACATACTTCCCCCGCGGAAAAGAGAGACAGCGCGGCTGGGAAGAGGACAGGACCGCCATCTGCATCGATGTCAGGAAATCCGACACTGCCATCATCTGCGCAGACAAGTTCTACCAGATCCCTCCACAAGCAGACGAGGAACTAATCGATGCCCTCATCGCTGCATTGTCTGGAAAGGTCCCGAAGGTCTCCTTCGGAATGGGACCAAAGAAGATACTTGAGCTTGCTAACCTTCTGAAGAAAGCGAAGTTCGGTACCATCTGTGTTGGCCTTGGACTGATCTACTCCCTCCCGGATGTCGAGCCTCTTGTCAGATTAATGGAAAAGCTCAACGAGGTCTCAAACTTCCACCTCATACCAATGGTCGGCCAGTTCAACATGCGCGGATTTGACCACAACCTGCATGAGGAGACCGGATACATCAACCGCGCAAAGTTCGGGGAAAACGGTGTAGAACATGGTCCGCAGTGCTCAGTGGTAGAACTGCTGAGAACGAAGAGTGTGGATGCAGCCCTTGTTATCGGCTCTGACCCCATGTCAAGCCTGCCCGGAAGTATTGCAAAAGAACTCTCCGGCATCCCTGTGATCACAATAGACCCGTGTGTGACCATGACATCCGCAAAAGCAAAGGTATCCATAGCATCTGCAACAACCGGTTCTGACTCCGGAGGCACTGCCATAAGGATGGACGGTGTTGAAGTTGACATAAAACCGATGATAAACACGAACAACCTGAGTGATGAAGAGATACTCAGCCGCATCATGGAGGCACTATAA